ACTAGAGAGCTTGAGTCAAATGTTAATCTCCACACAAATTAAACCTAGAAAGCTCGAGTTAAtctccaaaagaaaaaaaacctagAGATCTTGAGATTCTTTGTTCCATTTACCATCATATATGCTCACAATAGTACAATGCAAACGCAACAGCATGTCCAGATTAGAGAGCGTCAAGATCGATCGAAGACACACACACGACACGGCCACCCACAGCTAACTCAGTGGGCGTGGCCGAGGATGTTGAAGTGGGGGTTGAACCCGGGCAGctcgtcctcgtcgccgtcgccgtcgatgtccacgccgccgcccggcagCAGCTTGGGGCCCTCGGGCTTGCACGTCTTGTCCGTGGCCGGGTTGCACCCGAACACGCTGGCGCCGAGGGCAGGCGGGAGGCCCTCGACgggggcggcgtcggcgccggcgggcgtgGCCGCCAGCAGCGCGCACGCcaccgcgagcgccgccgccgcgaggaggagcCGCGCGCGCGTGGACGGCGCCATGGCGATCGATCGATGCGGGGAGAGATACGGCTGCGGGTGAGGTGCGTACGGTACGGTGGTGGCAGCGGTGGATCGCGAGCGCGGATCGGAGATCCTCGTGGAGGTTCAGCGAGGCAGAAAGAGGAGGTGCCCGCGGTGCTCTAAAAAGGCGGCCATGGAGCGGCGCCGGGCCGGCGGATCCGGTCAAGGACGTTCGTGTCCGTTGGTTGCCGCCGGTGCTCGGAGGCGTGCGGCTGCGAGAGGCCtccgcggcggcacggcgaccGGGTGTCACGGAGGCGCCTCTCGCGAGCAACCGCTGGCAGTTGCTGCCCCC
This window of the Panicum virgatum strain AP13 chromosome 1K, P.virgatum_v5, whole genome shotgun sequence genome carries:
- the LOC120648205 gene encoding uncharacterized protein LOC120648205, which encodes MAPSTRARLLLAAAALAVACALLAATPAGADAAPVEGLPPALGASVFGCNPATDKTCKPEGPKLLPGGGVDIDGDGDEDELPGFNPHFNILGHAH